One Dokdonia sp. Dokd-P16 genomic window carries:
- a CDS encoding anti-sigma factor domain-containing protein — MSDRVSQFLESDLLERYLMGTTSPIESQEAEHYIAKYPEVKQTYIELQENLENYAASYAVKVPEELRSTIVNVARTKPKRALPILAITACMIAAFFGLVAIMIYKQNQELLDDRRFTSNLLENLNDDIVSNREMLQSVEEQFMILNNTSTQKYILQGNVRAQRLEAVAYVNELEQRSYIHVNTLPELPDEQVYQMWASVDGTLVPLDILKVTKDNLVEIPYEERMASINITIEPKGGSKEATQANEVATISFENN; from the coding sequence ATGAGTGATAGAGTTTCACAATTTTTAGAGAGCGATTTATTAGAGCGTTACCTTATGGGAACTACTTCGCCTATAGAGTCTCAGGAAGCTGAGCATTATATAGCTAAGTATCCAGAGGTGAAGCAAACTTATATAGAACTACAAGAAAATCTTGAGAATTATGCGGCGTCGTATGCTGTAAAAGTTCCTGAGGAATTACGTTCTACAATCGTAAATGTAGCAAGAACTAAGCCTAAGCGTGCTTTGCCTATTCTTGCAATTACTGCATGTATGATTGCAGCATTTTTTGGACTAGTTGCTATTATGATTTATAAGCAAAATCAAGAGTTACTAGATGATAGAAGGTTCACTTCAAACCTGCTTGAAAACTTAAATGATGATATCGTTTCAAATAGAGAGATGTTACAATCTGTAGAGGAGCAATTTATGATTCTCAATAATACATCAACCCAGAAATATATTTTACAAGGTAATGTGCGCGCACAGCGACTAGAGGCTGTTGCTTACGTTAACGAGCTAGAGCAGCGTTCATACATACACGTAAATACCTTGCCTGAGCTTCCAGACGAGCAAGTGTACCAGATGTGGGCATCTGTAGATGGAACACTAGTTCCTCTAGATATTCTCAAGGTTACAAAAGATAACCTTGTAGAGATTCCTTATGAGGAGCGTATGGCGAGTATTAATATTACAATAGAGCCTAAGGGTGGGAGTAAAGAAGCAACACAAGCAAATGAGGTTGCGACTATAAGTTTTGAGAATAACTAA
- a CDS encoding RNA polymerase sigma factor → MKTFVEKHIVELLKAGDERAIGLLYDNYADALYGVAIKVTHDEELAQDVLQESFVKIWKNAHKYDADKARLFTWLFRVVQNTAIDKVRSRKRKMNKEVQTNDSNVYHVQSTSLAIEHMDIQEHANGLEDKYRVVIDALFFQGMTQQEASEELNIPLGTVKSRLKIGLRELRKLFGVLFFMISTL, encoded by the coding sequence TTGAAGACATTTGTCGAAAAACATATTGTAGAACTCCTTAAAGCTGGAGATGAGCGTGCTATAGGGTTATTATATGACAACTATGCAGATGCTCTGTATGGTGTTGCGATTAAAGTGACCCACGATGAGGAGCTTGCTCAAGACGTATTGCAAGAATCATTTGTCAAAATTTGGAAAAACGCACATAAGTATGACGCCGATAAAGCGCGTCTGTTTACTTGGCTTTTTAGAGTAGTTCAAAACACGGCTATAGACAAGGTACGTAGCCGTAAAAGAAAAATGAATAAAGAAGTCCAAACAAACGATTCAAACGTATATCATGTACAGTCTACCTCGCTGGCAATAGAGCATATGGATATTCAAGAACACGCAAATGGACTTGAAGATAAATATAGAGTTGTAATTGACGCGTTGTTTTTTCAAGGAATGACCCAGCAAGAGGCAAGTGAAGAGCTGAACATCCCGCTAGGTACCGTAAAGTCTAGGTTAAAAATAGGCTTGCGAGAGCTGCGTAAACTGTTTGGAGTATTATTTTTTATGATCAGTACGTTATGA
- a CDS encoding fasciclin domain-containing protein produces the protein MKPKNIILIAVISFFSLSSYAQSDIADIILHSENHTTFTAAIKAANLVSTLKEKGPYTIFAPTNEAFDKLEQGKLQFLLQSENKAILSTTLTYHIIPAYLTTTNIVDQIAIGDGTFKMITVAGNILTAYFKDGDVLLTDDLGNTAKIIATDLKGSNGIIHVIDGVMMPRN, from the coding sequence ATGAAACCCAAAAATATAATTTTAATTGCAGTAATCTCATTCTTTTCCTTGAGCAGTTATGCACAATCGGACATCGCAGATATTATCTTACATTCTGAAAATCACACGACATTTACTGCAGCAATAAAAGCGGCAAATCTTGTTTCTACCCTCAAAGAAAAAGGTCCATATACCATATTTGCTCCTACTAATGAAGCATTTGACAAACTTGAGCAAGGAAAACTACAATTCCTCCTGCAGTCAGAAAATAAAGCTATACTATCCACTACGCTTACCTATCATATAATACCAGCATATCTCACCACAACTAATATTGTTGACCAAATAGCAATAGGAGACGGCACCTTTAAAATGATAACCGTTGCTGGAAATATCCTTACTGCTTATTTTAAAGATGGTGATGTACTACTCACAGATGACCTAGGGAACACTGCAAAAATCATTGCTACAGATTTGAAAGGTTCTAACGGCATCATCCACGTGATTGACGGAGTAATGATGCCTAGAAATTAG
- the murB gene encoding UDP-N-acetylmuramate dehydrogenase produces the protein MEVLENVSLKKYNTFGIDVNARYFASVSSIGSLKELLADEAYPNPFIIGGGSNMLLTKDVDRLVIHCDLKSIVVVDDSFTEDEILLKVAGGENWHEFVLYCVNNNLGGVENLSLIPGNVGTSPIQNIGAYGVELKDTFYSCEAVHRATQQERVFTLDDCAFGYRDSVFKNELKDQYVITSVTFKLTKKNHKINTEYGAIYDTLKAKEITNPTLVDISNAVIEIRQSKLPDPKKIGNSGSFFKNPVISQAQFTELRKEYTEIPFYPIGDEQIKVPAGWLIEQAGFKGKRFGDAGVHDKQALVLVNHGNATGAEVWGVAMKIQAAVNEMFGIKIVPEVNVI, from the coding sequence ATGGAGGTACTAGAAAACGTATCGCTTAAGAAGTATAATACCTTTGGTATAGATGTAAACGCTCGCTATTTTGCGAGCGTTTCTTCTATTGGTAGTTTAAAAGAATTACTTGCAGATGAGGCATATCCTAATCCTTTTATAATAGGAGGAGGGAGTAATATGCTTCTCACTAAAGACGTCGATAGGCTAGTGATTCACTGTGACCTTAAGAGTATTGTAGTGGTAGATGATTCATTTACTGAAGATGAAATCTTGCTTAAGGTAGCTGGAGGAGAAAACTGGCATGAGTTTGTATTGTATTGCGTAAACAACAACCTAGGAGGTGTTGAAAACCTATCTCTTATCCCTGGTAATGTGGGGACATCACCTATTCAAAATATAGGTGCTTACGGAGTAGAATTAAAAGATACTTTTTACTCATGTGAGGCAGTGCATAGGGCTACACAACAGGAACGTGTTTTTACACTTGATGATTGTGCCTTTGGATATAGAGATTCTGTGTTTAAAAATGAGCTCAAAGATCAATATGTAATTACGTCGGTGACTTTTAAACTTACAAAGAAGAATCATAAAATAAATACAGAGTACGGTGCTATTTATGACACGCTTAAAGCGAAAGAAATAACAAACCCAACCTTAGTAGATATCTCAAACGCTGTGATTGAAATACGCCAGTCTAAGTTGCCAGATCCCAAAAAGATAGGGAATAGTGGGTCATTTTTTAAGAATCCAGTAATCTCTCAAGCTCAGTTTACAGAGCTCAGAAAAGAGTATACCGAAATACCTTTTTACCCAATAGGTGATGAGCAAATCAAAGTTCCTGCTGGATGGCTTATCGAGCAAGCTGGTTTTAAAGGGAAAAGATTTGGAGATGCAGGTGTGCATGATAAGCAAGCTCTTGTATTAGTTAATCATGGTAATGCAACCGGAGCAGAAGTCTGGGGAGTTGCTATGAAAATTCAAGCAGCCGTAAATGAAATGTTCGGGATAAAGATTGTTCCAGAGGTGAATGTGATTTAA
- a CDS encoding pyridoxal phosphate-dependent aminotransferase — MPAISKKGLAMPQSPIRKLVPFADAAKARGIKIHQLNIGQPDIKTPKVALDAVKNNDLEVLAYSHSAGFQSYRDKLASYYSNHGIDVTSEDIIISTGGSEALLFAMGSVTDPGDEIIIPEPFYANYNGFATASGVTVVPVISTLEEGFALPPISDFEKLISDKTKAIVICNPGNPTGYLYSQEEIRQLAELVKKHDLFLIADEVYREFAYDGHQHHSVMKERDIDNHAIMIDSVSKRFSMCGARIGCIVSRNKELMSTAMKFAQARLSPPTFAQIASEAALDTPQSYFDDVIEEYVSRRDILVAGLEAIPGIKVAKPKGAFYCIAELPVKNADAFAQWLLESFDLDGRTIMVAPAAGFYSSANVGLNQVRIAYVLEENHLKDAVAILKVALEQYQD; from the coding sequence ATGCCAGCAATATCAAAGAAGGGGCTTGCAATGCCTCAATCACCTATACGTAAACTCGTACCATTTGCCGATGCGGCCAAAGCACGAGGAATAAAAATTCACCAACTTAACATTGGTCAACCAGACATTAAGACGCCAAAAGTAGCACTTGATGCTGTAAAAAATAATGATCTCGAAGTGCTGGCGTATAGCCATAGCGCAGGGTTTCAATCTTACAGAGATAAACTAGCTTCATATTATAGTAATCACGGTATTGATGTAACCTCTGAAGATATAATTATCTCTACAGGAGGGTCTGAAGCATTGCTATTTGCAATGGGAAGTGTTACAGATCCAGGTGATGAAATTATCATTCCGGAACCTTTCTATGCAAACTATAACGGATTTGCAACTGCAAGTGGCGTGACGGTAGTGCCTGTTATATCTACATTAGAAGAAGGATTTGCATTGCCTCCTATCTCAGATTTTGAAAAATTGATATCAGACAAGACAAAGGCAATCGTTATTTGTAATCCTGGGAATCCAACAGGATATTTATATTCTCAAGAAGAAATACGCCAGCTAGCAGAGCTTGTTAAGAAGCACGACCTTTTTCTAATAGCAGACGAGGTGTATCGTGAGTTTGCTTACGATGGTCACCAGCATCACTCAGTAATGAAGGAGCGTGATATTGACAATCATGCTATCATGATAGATTCTGTATCAAAGCGCTTTTCTATGTGTGGAGCTCGTATAGGGTGTATCGTAAGTCGTAATAAAGAGCTTATGAGCACTGCTATGAAGTTTGCACAAGCACGTTTGAGTCCTCCTACATTTGCTCAAATAGCCTCTGAGGCAGCATTAGATACTCCTCAGAGTTATTTTGATGATGTGATTGAAGAGTATGTGTCTCGTAGAGATATTCTTGTAGCAGGACTAGAAGCTATACCTGGAATAAAAGTAGCAAAACCTAAAGGTGCATTTTACTGTATCGCAGAGCTTCCTGTAAAAAATGCAGATGCTTTTGCACAGTGGTTACTAGAGTCTTTTGACTTAGATGGAAGAACAATAATGGTAGCTCCGGCAGCTGGTTTCTATAGTAGTGCAAACGTAGGTCTTAACCAGGTGCGTATTGCATATGTATTAGAAGAAAATCACTTAAAAGATGCTGTGGCCATTTTAAAAGTTGCCTTAGAGCAATATCAAGATTAA
- a CDS encoding DUF1573 domain-containing protein, producing the protein MKKVLFLFVAMLLVVSVQAQEKKAVITFDSEVVDYGEVDYGADGIRKFTFTNTGNDVLIVARVYSTCGCTIPKKPENPIQPGEKGEIEVKYDTKRPGPIRKTITVYSNASEVPQSLKIKGTVKPEAGQ; encoded by the coding sequence ATGAAAAAGGTACTATTTTTATTTGTTGCTATGCTTCTAGTAGTAAGCGTACAAGCACAAGAGAAAAAAGCTGTAATCACTTTTGATTCAGAAGTTGTAGATTATGGTGAAGTAGATTATGGTGCAGACGGTATACGTAAGTTTACTTTTACAAATACTGGAAATGACGTACTTATTGTTGCTCGTGTATACTCTACATGTGGTTGTACAATACCTAAGAAACCAGAAAATCCTATTCAACCAGGAGAAAAAGGAGAAATAGAGGTAAAGTATGACACTAAGCGTCCAGGGCCAATTAGAAAGACAATAACAGTTTATTCTAATGCTTCAGAAGTGCCACAAAGTCTCAAAATTAAAGGGACAGTAAAGCCAGAAGCTGGTCAATAA
- a CDS encoding valine--tRNA ligase, with protein MSIASKYDSTQVEDKWYSYWMEHNYFHSTPDNREPYTIVIPPPNVTGVLHMGHMLNNTIQDVLVRRARLLGKNACWVPGTDHASIATEAKVVARLKEQGVKKSDLTREEFLAHAWEWKEEYGGVILDQLKKLGASCDWERTAFTMDPAMSESVIKTFVDLYDKGLIYRGYRMVNWDPEAKTTLSDEEVIHEERQGLLYYLNYKLEGSDETLTIATTRPETIFGDTAICINPTDERFTHLKGKKAIVPISGRVIPIIEDEYVDLEFGTGCLKVTPAHDENDKMLGDKHKLEVIDIFNDDASLNSFGLHYEGQDRFECRKNIKKELEEIGALVKTENHINKVGTSERTKAVIEPRLSDQWFLKMEELVKPAIKAVLETGEVKLFPKKFENTYRHWMENIRDWNISRQLWWGQQIPAYFYGEGKEDFVVAESMEDAVTLSRKRTGNDSLTAADLRQDEDAMDTWFSSWLWPMSVFDGVRNPDNEEFNYYYPTNDLVTGPDILFFWVARMIIAGYEYTDKRPFQNVYLTGLVRDKQRRKMSKSLGNSPDALELIKEYGADGVRVGLLLSSAAGNDLMFDEDLLKQGKGFIKKNLSAFSLIQGWEIDETISQPAHSAQGLEWYTNRFNQTLVEIEDHFSKYRISDALMASYKLVWNDFCGWLLEIIKPAYQQPIDRKTYDAVIAAFENNLRILHPFIPFASEEIWQTIATRTPEEALIINKWPEGGEVNEQIIADFDYATQVVSGIRTIRKSKNIAFKDQIELHLLSNEKASSDYDGIISKLGNVSEIAFAKAPLDGALSFRVKSNEYFIPLAGAIDVEAEVAKIEEELKYTKGFLISVSKKLSNERFVSNAPEKVVEIEKQKMADAEAKIEALEKRLTSLT; from the coding sequence ATGAGTATAGCATCAAAATATGATTCTACCCAAGTAGAAGACAAGTGGTACAGCTACTGGATGGAACATAATTACTTCCATTCTACACCAGACAATAGAGAACCGTATACAATCGTGATACCTCCTCCTAACGTAACTGGCGTCTTACACATGGGACATATGCTTAACAACACGATTCAAGACGTTTTAGTGCGCCGTGCTCGACTGTTAGGAAAAAATGCTTGCTGGGTACCTGGAACAGATCACGCCTCTATTGCTACAGAGGCAAAGGTAGTTGCACGTCTTAAAGAACAAGGCGTAAAAAAATCTGATCTTACTCGTGAGGAGTTTCTTGCGCATGCATGGGAGTGGAAAGAAGAGTATGGTGGCGTAATCCTAGATCAGCTTAAAAAGCTCGGAGCTTCATGCGATTGGGAACGCACTGCCTTTACAATGGATCCAGCAATGTCTGAGTCTGTTATAAAGACCTTTGTAGATCTTTATGACAAAGGTCTTATATACCGTGGCTACCGCATGGTAAACTGGGATCCAGAAGCAAAAACTACACTTTCTGACGAGGAAGTAATACATGAAGAACGCCAAGGACTTCTATATTACCTTAACTATAAACTAGAAGGCTCTGATGAAACGTTAACGATTGCCACAACACGTCCAGAAACTATTTTTGGCGACACTGCTATATGCATTAACCCTACAGACGAACGCTTTACACACCTCAAAGGAAAGAAAGCAATTGTACCTATAAGTGGTCGTGTGATTCCTATTATAGAAGATGAGTATGTAGATCTTGAATTTGGAACAGGATGCCTAAAGGTTACTCCTGCACACGACGAGAATGACAAAATGCTGGGCGATAAACATAAGCTTGAAGTAATAGACATCTTTAATGATGACGCTTCTCTTAACAGCTTCGGACTTCATTACGAAGGTCAAGATCGTTTTGAATGTCGTAAGAATATTAAAAAAGAACTTGAAGAAATAGGTGCTCTAGTAAAAACAGAGAACCACATTAATAAAGTAGGAACATCAGAACGCACAAAGGCCGTAATTGAGCCTAGACTATCTGACCAGTGGTTCCTTAAAATGGAAGAGCTTGTAAAACCTGCCATAAAAGCTGTGCTTGAAACTGGCGAGGTAAAGTTATTTCCTAAAAAGTTTGAAAACACCTACCGTCACTGGATGGAGAACATACGTGACTGGAATATCTCTCGCCAGTTATGGTGGGGACAGCAAATTCCTGCTTACTTCTATGGAGAGGGAAAAGAGGATTTTGTAGTTGCCGAAAGTATGGAGGATGCTGTTACGCTTTCGCGAAAGCGTACCGGAAACGATTCCCTCACTGCTGCAGATTTACGTCAAGACGAAGATGCAATGGACACTTGGTTCAGCTCATGGTTATGGCCTATGAGTGTTTTTGACGGAGTACGCAATCCAGACAACGAAGAGTTTAACTACTACTACCCTACAAATGATCTTGTTACGGGACCAGATATTTTATTTTTCTGGGTAGCGCGTATGATCATTGCTGGATATGAGTACACAGATAAAAGACCTTTCCAGAATGTTTACCTGACAGGTCTAGTACGTGACAAGCAGCGTCGCAAGATGTCTAAGTCACTAGGTAACTCACCAGATGCACTAGAGCTCATCAAAGAATACGGGGCAGATGGTGTACGTGTAGGACTACTATTGAGTAGTGCCGCAGGTAACGACCTTATGTTTGACGAAGATTTACTTAAGCAAGGAAAAGGATTCATCAAGAAAAACTTAAGTGCCTTCAGCCTTATTCAAGGTTGGGAAATAGACGAGACCATATCACAACCTGCACACAGCGCACAAGGTTTAGAATGGTACACTAACCGTTTTAATCAGACGCTTGTTGAGATAGAAGACCACTTCTCAAAATATAGAATTTCTGACGCTTTGATGGCGAGTTACAAACTCGTATGGAATGACTTCTGTGGTTGGTTACTAGAGATTATCAAGCCAGCATACCAACAACCTATTGATCGTAAGACGTATGATGCAGTAATTGCAGCATTTGAAAACAACCTACGTATACTTCATCCATTTATCCCTTTTGCATCTGAAGAGATCTGGCAGACAATCGCCACACGTACTCCAGAAGAAGCGCTAATTATCAATAAATGGCCAGAAGGAGGCGAAGTAAACGAGCAAATCATTGCAGATTTTGACTACGCTACACAAGTTGTTTCAGGAATAAGAACGATAAGAAAAAGTAAGAACATAGCTTTTAAAGATCAGATAGAATTACATCTTCTAAGCAATGAGAAAGCATCATCAGACTATGATGGCATCATCTCGAAGTTAGGGAATGTGAGTGAGATCGCTTTCGCGAAAGCGCCACTAGACGGAGCATTATCCTTTAGAGTAAAATCTAATGAGTACTTCATACCACTTGCAGGCGCTATTGATGTAGAGGCCGAAGTTGCAAAAATTGAGGAAGAACTCAAATACACGAAAGGCTTCCTTATATCTGTTTCTAAGAAACTATCAAATGAACGCTTTGTAAGCAATGCACCAGAAAAGGTGGTTGAGATCGAAAAGCAAAAGATGGCAGATGCCGAAGCAAAAATTGAGGCTTTAGAAAAACGTCTTACTAGTTTGACTTAG
- a CDS encoding acyl-CoA-binding protein, which produces MDKKVLHEKFEEALRKVSNAKQEFPPDVLLQFYALYKQATQKNTFSHNEGEHELVSAFKINALLQVKSMTTQEAKEAYIEAADKYL; this is translated from the coding sequence ATGGATAAGAAGGTACTTCATGAAAAATTTGAAGAAGCCCTCCGAAAGGTGAGTAATGCTAAGCAGGAATTTCCGCCAGACGTATTGCTGCAGTTTTACGCGCTTTACAAACAGGCTACTCAAAAGAATACATTTAGTCACAATGAAGGCGAGCACGAGCTTGTGAGCGCCTTTAAGATTAATGCATTACTGCAAGTTAAGTCTATGACTACGCAAGAGGCAAAAGAAGCGTATATTGAAGCTGCAGATAAATATCTGTAA
- a CDS encoding phosphatidylserine decarboxylase family protein, translating to MFHKEGYKIIVISLVIFTGLILVANRFLDKNWLFYLIAIVLGVLLYLVLQFFRNPERTAPNDANVLTSPVDGKVVVIEEVYEAEYFKDKRLQVSVFMSPLNVHVTRYPGGGRIAYSKYHPGKYLVAWHPKSSTENERTTVVVNTDKFGDVLYRQIAGALAKRIINYAEEGQMVVQGDDSGFIRFGSRVDLYLPIGTKLDVKLNDVVKGAQSIIASI from the coding sequence ATGTTCCATAAAGAAGGATATAAAATTATAGTAATATCACTCGTTATTTTTACGGGACTTATATTAGTTGCTAATAGGTTTTTAGATAAAAACTGGTTGTTTTATTTAATAGCTATCGTATTAGGTGTGCTATTATATTTAGTACTTCAGTTTTTTAGAAATCCTGAACGTACTGCACCTAATGATGCAAATGTGCTTACCTCTCCTGTAGATGGTAAAGTAGTTGTTATCGAGGAGGTGTATGAGGCGGAGTATTTTAAAGATAAGCGTCTTCAGGTTTCTGTGTTTATGTCGCCACTCAATGTGCACGTAACACGTTATCCGGGAGGGGGGCGTATTGCTTACAGCAAGTATCATCCGGGTAAATACCTAGTAGCTTGGCATCCTAAATCAAGTACAGAGAATGAACGTACAACAGTTGTTGTGAATACAGATAAATTTGGTGACGTTCTTTATCGTCAGATTGCTGGAGCTCTTGCTAAGCGCATTATCAATTATGCAGAAGAGGGACAGATGGTAGTACAGGGAGACGATAGTGGTTTTATACGTTTTGGTTCTCGTGTAGATTTATATCTACCTATAGGAACAAAACTTGATGTAAAGCTTAATGATGTTGTAAAAGGAGCGCAATCGATAATAGCATCAATATAA
- a CDS encoding phosphatidate cytidylyltransferase codes for MREIIIRGLSGLLYVTLLLLAIFSLETTYLIVFLGLGVVVLYEFLKLIEIKSLLSYILLLACVTVLCYLKLDRSVTLIFLALTITVNLYLIKNLIRPSERYITVAQKYAYTIFYIIGGVVFTMLLPSYKGEYTSLLVASVFALIWINDTFAFIVGKSIGKHKLLERISPNKTVEGFVGGLVFCCLASLLFYFFTDLLGLQLWITIAIVTSVFGTLGDLIQSQLKRQAGVKDSGRIMPGHGGLYDRLDSIIFAAPFLYLFLIVLDYVP; via the coding sequence ATGCGTGAAATAATTATTAGAGGGCTATCTGGATTGCTCTATGTGACATTACTGTTACTTGCTATTTTCTCATTAGAAACTACCTATCTAATAGTTTTTTTAGGTCTAGGAGTGGTAGTGTTATATGAGTTTCTCAAACTCATTGAGATAAAATCATTGCTTTCTTATATTTTGCTACTTGCTTGTGTAACTGTTTTATGTTACCTAAAGTTAGATAGAAGTGTTACTCTCATTTTTTTAGCGCTTACAATTACCGTAAACCTTTATCTCATTAAAAATCTTATTAGGCCTTCAGAGCGATATATTACAGTTGCTCAAAAGTATGCTTATACCATATTTTATATTATAGGAGGTGTGGTCTTTACTATGCTCCTGCCATCATATAAAGGAGAATATACCTCATTACTAGTAGCAAGCGTGTTTGCACTTATATGGATTAATGATACCTTTGCCTTTATAGTAGGTAAAAGTATAGGTAAGCATAAGCTGCTAGAACGTATTTCTCCTAACAAGACTGTCGAGGGTTTTGTGGGTGGATTAGTATTCTGTTGTTTGGCTAGTTTACTATTTTACTTTTTTACAGATCTTCTCGGTCTTCAGCTGTGGATAACTATAGCTATTGTTACTTCTGTTTTTGGAACTTTAGGAGATCTTATTCAATCACAGCTCAAGCGTCAAGCAGGGGTGAAAGATAGCGGGCGTATTATGCCTGGGCACGGTGGATTATATGATCGACTAGATAGTATCATATTTGCAGCACCATTTTTATACTTATTTTTAATTGTACTTGACTATGTTCCATAA
- a CDS encoding LUD domain-containing protein, with amino-acid sequence MSLFRKIFGNTSKSDSPHSDKEGEVRSKYMPDINTPADERFTKNFIINGGRFLYALNQDEINENFDNILLENDWYEENVFCTDDNLKDLFKGYNLTFGTNKEAPFFLTTCESLVANDGSLLVCSKQLKELKLNDLPENIIVFGTTSQIVNTIGEGLRLIKNRNSGSIPTNITTIKNFESKEDDKDFMTYGSSTKNLYLLLLEDL; translated from the coding sequence ATGAGTCTTTTTAGAAAAATCTTTGGAAATACATCTAAATCAGATAGCCCCCATAGCGATAAAGAAGGTGAAGTGCGTAGTAAATACATGCCGGATATTAATACTCCAGCAGACGAGCGTTTCACAAAAAACTTTATCATAAATGGAGGGCGATTTTTGTATGCTCTTAATCAAGATGAGATCAATGAAAATTTTGATAACATTCTGTTAGAAAACGATTGGTACGAAGAAAATGTATTTTGTACAGATGATAACCTCAAAGATCTCTTTAAAGGATATAATCTTACTTTCGGTACAAATAAAGAAGCTCCTTTTTTTCTTACTACTTGTGAGAGTCTTGTAGCAAATGATGGTTCGCTGCTAGTGTGTTCAAAGCAGTTAAAGGAACTTAAGCTAAATGATTTGCCTGAGAATATTATTGTTTTTGGGACTACAAGTCAAATAGTAAATACAATAGGAGAGGGATTAAGGCTCATAAAGAATAGAAATTCTGGAAGTATACCTACTAACATTACCACTATTAAGAATTTTGAGTCAAAAGAAGATGATAAAGATTTTATGACCTATGGAAGTAGTACAAAGAATCTTTACCTATTATTGCTAGAAGACCTTTAA